From Xenopus tropicalis strain Nigerian chromosome 3, UCB_Xtro_10.0, whole genome shotgun sequence, the proteins below share one genomic window:
- the rab3d gene encoding ras-related protein Rab-3D encodes MASANDTRQPQKDAADQSFDYMFKLLIIGNSSVGKTSFLFRYADDSFTSAFVSTVGIDFKVKTVYRNEKRVKLQIWDTAGQERYRTITTAYYRGAMGFLLMYDISNLESFNAVQDWATQIKTYSWDNAQVLLVGNKCDLEDDRVIPAEDGRKLAEELGFEFFEASAKDNINVKQVFERLVDIICEKMNESLENGPVPSGTAQLSESAPKEHSNCSC; translated from the exons atgGCATCAGCCAATGACACTCGCCAGCCCCAGAAAGATGCCGCTGACCAGAGTTTCGATTACATGTTCAAACTCCTGATCATCGGCAACAGCAGCGTGGGAAAGACCTCCTTCCTGTTTCGCTACGCAGACGACTCCTTTACCTCCGCCTTCGTCAGTACGGTGGGGATCGACTTCAAGGTCAAGACGGTGTACAGGAACGAGAAGAGGGTCAAGCTGCAAATCTGG GACACAGCTGGCCAAGAGAGGTACCGCACAATCACAACAGCATATTACCGGGGTGCCATGGGCTTCCTGCTCATGTATGACATCTCCAACTTGGAGTCCTTCAATGCTGTGCAGGACTG ggCCACCCAAATTAAGACTTATTCCTGGGACAACGCACAGGTTCTGTTAGTAGGCAACAAATGTGACCTGGAAGACGATCGGGTGATCCCTGCTGAGGATGGGCGGAAACTGGCAGAGGAACTAG GATTTGAGTTTTTCGAAGCCAGCGCCAAAGACAACATCAACGTGAAGCAAGTATTTGAACGCCTGGTGGACATCATCTGCGAGAAGATGAACGAGAGCCTGGAGAACGGGCCTGTCCCGAGCGGCACTGCCCAGCTCAGCGAGTCTGCCCCCAAGGAACACAGCAACTGCTCCTGTTAA
- the tmem205 gene encoding transmembrane protein 205 has translation MVAEGDPGNLVRTIHLLVLSASWGMQCWTTFVAGFVLIRGVPRHTFGLVQSKLFPFYNHIVLCCSFISLAIYAAYHPRELLSPSESVQITLFFVCLLAAALHARWFSPVTTKTMFKMHIIEREHSLGQGVGLSANREAYQRLQEKDPKYKALRQRFMRYHGISSLCNLLCLLCNGANLVYMALLMPTL, from the exons ATGGTGGCCGAGGGAGACCCTGGAAACCTGGTGAGGACCATACACCTTCTGGTGCTGTCGGCTTCCTGGGGAATGCAGTGCTGGACGACGTTTGTAGCAG GGTTCGTGCTGATTAGGGGCGTGCCTCGGCATACATTTGGCCTGGTCCAGAGTAAGCTGTTCCCCTTTTACAACCATATTGTCCTGTGCTGCTCTTTCATCAGCCTGGCTATATACGCAGCATACCACCCCCGGGAGTTGCTGTCACCCAGCGAGAGTGTTCAG ATCACCCTTTTCTTCGTATGCCTCCTTGCTGCCGCCCTGCACGCCCGCTGGTTTTCCCCAGTGACCACCAAGACCATGTTTAAGATGCACATCATCGAGCGGGAGCACAGCCTGGGGCAGGGAGTGGGATTGTCGGCCAATAGGGAAGCCTACCAGCGCCTGCAGGAGAAGGATCCCAAGTACAAAGCCTTACGCCAGCGCTTCATGCGATACCATGGCATCTCCTCCCTGTGCAACCTCCTGTGCCTCCTCTGCAATGGGGCCAACCTGGTGTACATGGCGCTGCTGATGCCCACGCTGTAG